In Palaemon carinicauda isolate YSFRI2023 chromosome 14, ASM3689809v2, whole genome shotgun sequence, the following proteins share a genomic window:
- the LOC137653373 gene encoding uncharacterized protein, translating into MRPLLSALLLLCVMMFAGALEDREERLFAFHSTTSITKLTTVTVTGLSTCLSTKTGNCLGRKRRAFARGALDFEPLEDGSDFDLAGSRTEDFEAQRPSSADEGARSAKELTIWSTAYTTITLTSTSILPSTTVTASALCLVSGISQTCFS; encoded by the exons ATGAGACCTCTTCTGTCAGCTCTCCTCCTCCTGTGTGTGATGATGTTTGCTGGTGCCCTGGAAGACAGGGAAGAGCGCCTCTTCGCCTTTCACTCCACGACCTCCATCACAAAACTTACTACCGTGACAGTGACAGGCCTTTCGACCTGCCTATCCACTAAGACGGGAAACTGTCTTGGGCGAAAGAGAAGGGCTTTTGCTCGCGGCGCTCT GGACTTCGAACCTCTGGAAGACGGATCCGACTTCGACCTCGCGGGAAGTCGGACGGAGGACTTCGAAGCCCAGCGCCCCTCCAGCGCCGACGAAGGAGCCAGGAGCGCCAAGGAGCTGACGATCTGGTCCACGGCCTACACCACCATCACCCTCACCAGTACATCCATCTTGCCCTCAACCACGGTCACCGCTTCGGCCTTGTGTCTCGTCTCCGGCATCTCCCAGACTTGTTTCTCCTAA